In Papaver somniferum cultivar HN1 unplaced genomic scaffold, ASM357369v1 unplaced-scaffold_1433, whole genome shotgun sequence, the following proteins share a genomic window:
- the LOC113335391 gene encoding F-box/kelch-repeat protein At3g06240-like, producing MTNLCQDIVLSIVFRLPVKSILRFRCVSKNWCKLLKDPGFVKKHLNHAIEMNKFSLMIHPEGDFHKNTYTLAYDHSSSTLSNCVDISYPRGGYFWGACNGLICLTTTCESYMVFLWNPATKEFKELPVPIRSEDRFSYTYHGFGYDNKIDDFKVISFLVFQEEPHCEVHLYTLKSNSWRKLETIPYDTYPDQLDIAQVSVNGAMHWLAKTGSDTRKLIVSFDFKDDRFNMMPLPSFLAEYGLCGTNLCSLGGSLCLHGSTRCDGIDVWEMKEYGVTDSWTKLFSINQETICRFSELVPLLLVKNGEVLLGYDIDIGFHLDLYDLKRGNSINLKAHANRIEYAATTFVYVESLVTLNSGTYVELPEIEDPK from the coding sequence ATGACGAATCTATGTCAGGATATCGTATTAAGCATCGTTTTTAGGTTGCCTGTGAAGTCGATTTTACGGTTCAGGTGTGTATCCAAAAACTGGTGCAAGTTATTGAAAGACCCTGGTTTTGTTAAAAAACACCTAAATCATGCAATTGAAATGAATAAATTCAGTTTAATGATACACCCAGAAGGTGATtttcataaaaacacctacaCTTTAGCTTATGATCACTCTTCATCTACATTAAGTAACTGTGTTGATATAAGTTATCCTCGTGGAGGTTACTTTTGGGGAGCTTGCAATGGCCTGATTTGTTTAACCACCACTTGTGAGAGTTATATGGTCTTCCTTTGGAATCCAGCTACTAAGGAGTTTAAGGAACTACCTGTACCAATTAGGTCAGAGGATCGATTTAGTTACACTTATCATGGATTTGGTTATGATAATAAGATTGATGATTTTAAGGTTATAAGCTTTTTGGTGTTCCAGGAGGAACCTCATTGTGAAGTTCATTTATATACATTAAAATCTAACTCATGGAGAAAGCTTGAGACTATACCTTACGACACTTATCCAGATCAACTTGATATAGCTCAAGTAAGTGTTAATGGAGCTATGCATTGGTTAGCAAAAACTGGCTCTGACACCCGCAAactcattgtctcttttgattttAAGGATGACAGATTCAATATGATGCCCCTACCCAGCTTTTTAGCTGAATATGGACTTTGTGGAACAAATTTATGTTCGTTGGGAGGGTCTCTTTGCTTACATGGTTCTACCCGGTGTGATGGAATTGATGTATGGGAGATGAAGGAGTATGGAGTGACTGATTCTTGGACTAAACTATTCTCCATTAACCAAGAAACTATCTGTCGGTTCTCTGAGTTGGTTCCACTTCTATTAGTCAAGAATGGCGAGGTTTTACTAGGATATGACATTGATATTGGTTTTCATCTAGATTTGTATGACCTAAAGCGTGGAAACTCCATAAATCTCAAGGCTCATGCTAACCGGATCGAGTATGCTGCTACCACTTTTGTCTATGTGGAGAGCCTTGTAACCCTTAATTCGGGTACTTATGTTGAGCTACCAGAAATAGAAGACCCTAAAG